Proteins found in one Kineosporia sp. NBRC 101731 genomic segment:
- the mnmA gene encoding tRNA 2-thiouridine(34) synthase MnmA — translation MRVLAAMSGGVDSAVAAARAVDAGHEVVGVHLALARNPQTLRAGARGCCTIEDAGDARRVADILGIPFYVWDLAERFQEDVIDDFVAEYKVGRTPNPCVRCNQKIKFAALLDKAVALGFDAVSTGHYAQMIDGPHGPELHRALDMGKDQSYVLAVLPPDRLARSLFPLGDTLKDDVRREAAERGLRVASKPDSHDICFISDGDTQGFLAKRLGAQPGPIVGTDGQQLGEHSGAYGFTVGQRRGLSIGTPAADGRPRYVLSIEPVSNTVVVGSAEELQVNGISGAEATWCAPVPDLGEPVSVQVRAHGRAVPARVLSYGPAAGEGAVQTLPATLEVALDEPINGVATGQTLVLYRGTQVIGSSTISATS, via the coding sequence ATGCGAGTACTGGCTGCGATGAGCGGCGGGGTCGACTCCGCCGTGGCCGCGGCGCGCGCCGTCGACGCCGGGCACGAGGTCGTCGGCGTGCACCTGGCGCTGGCCCGCAACCCGCAGACCCTGCGGGCCGGCGCTCGCGGGTGCTGCACGATCGAAGACGCCGGGGATGCCCGCCGGGTCGCCGACATCCTCGGGATCCCTTTCTACGTCTGGGATCTGGCCGAGCGTTTCCAGGAAGACGTGATCGACGACTTCGTCGCCGAGTACAAGGTCGGCCGCACGCCCAACCCGTGCGTGCGCTGCAACCAGAAGATCAAGTTCGCCGCCCTGCTCGACAAGGCCGTGGCCCTCGGGTTCGATGCCGTCAGCACCGGGCACTACGCGCAGATGATCGACGGCCCGCACGGCCCGGAGCTGCACCGCGCGCTCGACATGGGCAAGGACCAGTCGTACGTGCTGGCCGTGCTCCCGCCCGACCGCCTGGCCCGGTCGCTGTTCCCGCTCGGCGACACGCTCAAGGACGACGTGCGCCGCGAGGCCGCCGAGCGCGGTCTGCGCGTCGCCAGCAAGCCCGACAGCCACGACATCTGCTTCATCTCCGACGGCGACACCCAGGGCTTCCTGGCCAAGCGGCTGGGTGCCCAACCCGGTCCGATCGTCGGTACCGACGGTCAGCAGCTCGGAGAGCACTCCGGGGCCTACGGTTTCACCGTCGGGCAGCGCCGCGGGCTCTCGATCGGGACGCCCGCCGCCGACGGCAGGCCACGGTACGTGCTGAGCATCGAGCCGGTGTCGAACACGGTGGTCGTGGGGTCGGCCGAAGAGCTCCAGGTGAACGGCATCAGCGGGGCCGAGGCCACCTGGTGCGCGCCCGTGCCCGACCTCGGTGAGCCGGTGTCGGTCCAGGTCCGGGCGCACGGACGTGCGGTGCCCGCGCGCGTGCTCTCGTACGGCCCGGCGGCGGGGGAGGGTGCTGTGCAGACCCTTCCGGCCACGCTCGAGGTGGCCCTCGACGAGCCGATCAACGGCGTCGCCACCGGCCAGACCCTCGTGCTGTACCGGGGCACCCAGGTGATCGGGTCGTCCACCATCAGCGCGACCAGCTGA